Proteins encoded by one window of Salicibibacter halophilus:
- a CDS encoding GbsR/MarR family transcriptional regulator — MTDEDETLRDKKQAELEESHRLIEDSIAYTMDIYGYTHSVGRIYAILYLNGGPMTLDELRIELGMSKGSMSLGVRKLLDDKLIHRVFRRGERKDLYQAEQDYFKFFTNFHTQRWQREVSVNMQGIRQAQPRYQALIDDPDTPEDIRENARRKLEKTTASFDYYDFLELLVSKAESGELFKILLDKKDS, encoded by the coding sequence ATGACTGACGAAGATGAAACCCTACGGGACAAAAAACAAGCGGAATTGGAAGAAAGCCACCGGCTGATTGAAGATAGTATTGCCTATACGATGGATATATATGGGTATACTCATTCCGTTGGACGCATTTACGCGATATTGTATTTGAATGGCGGTCCGATGACGTTGGATGAGTTACGGATTGAGTTGGGTATGAGCAAAGGGAGCATGAGCTTAGGCGTGCGAAAGTTGTTGGACGATAAACTTATTCACCGTGTTTTTAGAAGAGGGGAGCGAAAAGATTTATATCAAGCTGAACAGGATTATTTTAAATTCTTCACGAACTTTCATACGCAGCGCTGGCAAAGGGAAGTCAGTGTGAACATGCAGGGCATCCGCCAGGCGCAACCGAGGTATCAAGCATTGATCGATGATCCCGATACGCCCGAGGATATTAGGGAAAATGCCAGACGAAAACTTGAAAAAACAACAGCCTCTTTTGATTACTATGATTTCCTGGAACTGCTTGTCAGTAAGGCTGAATCCGGCGAATTATTTAAGATATTATTGGATAAAAAAGATTCCTAG